From Spirosoma aerolatum, one genomic window encodes:
- a CDS encoding putative sugar nucleotidyl transferase: MPNLILFDDPVIRTALLPFTFTRPVADIRVGILTIAEKWATRLSTTASFLTEPYLQTKYPFVSSSDNVYINGALCPTDELTDAVKQLALGESLVASDGLLLALRTDQTLSSGSSLANLRQQVTLFEAHVPTMRHLWSLIAANGNQISSDFALLTAGRKSQPITDPFTRCYAPENVFIEEGAVIRAATLNAEDGPIYIGRNAIISEGSILIGPCAFGEGTMVHYNGKMRKNTSAGPYCKIGGEIGNSILFANSGKGHEGYLGDSVVGEWCNLGAGTNTSNLKNDYTNVKLHSYSTNGLVDTGRQFCGLMMGDFTKAGIGTMFNTGTVVGVNVNVFGSGLPPKHLPSFSWGGAINGFTTYRLEKALQVAAEAFKRRNKVFDDVEAAILEEIFRLERTRSIDPSASFDL; encoded by the coding sequence ATGCCAAACCTCATTTTATTCGACGATCCGGTTATACGAACCGCTTTGCTACCCTTTACGTTCACCCGGCCAGTGGCCGACATCCGTGTTGGTATTCTGACGATAGCCGAGAAGTGGGCAACCCGTTTATCGACTACCGCTTCGTTTCTGACAGAACCTTACCTCCAAACAAAATATCCGTTCGTTTCCAGCTCCGACAATGTATACATTAACGGAGCCCTATGCCCTACCGACGAGTTGACGGACGCCGTTAAACAGTTGGCGCTGGGCGAGAGTCTGGTAGCCTCTGATGGTCTACTCCTGGCCTTACGTACAGACCAGACCCTTTCTTCAGGCTCTAGTCTAGCCAATCTGCGGCAACAGGTTACTTTGTTTGAGGCTCATGTACCAACTATGCGTCACCTTTGGAGCCTTATTGCAGCTAATGGGAATCAAATAAGTTCGGATTTCGCCCTTCTTACGGCAGGGCGTAAATCACAACCTATTACCGACCCATTTACCCGTTGCTATGCTCCCGAAAACGTATTTATTGAAGAGGGAGCCGTCATACGAGCCGCTACACTAAATGCCGAAGATGGCCCCATATACATTGGCCGGAATGCCATTATCAGCGAAGGTAGTATCTTGATTGGCCCCTGTGCATTTGGTGAAGGAACTATGGTGCATTATAATGGTAAAATGCGCAAGAATACCAGTGCTGGGCCGTACTGCAAGATAGGGGGCGAAATTGGCAATTCGATCTTATTTGCCAACAGCGGTAAAGGACATGAAGGGTATCTGGGTGATTCGGTTGTCGGCGAATGGTGTAACCTTGGAGCTGGCACCAACACGTCGAACCTCAAAAACGACTATACCAACGTCAAGTTACATAGCTATTCGACCAATGGGCTGGTCGATACAGGGCGACAGTTCTGTGGGCTTATGATGGGCGATTTCACTAAAGCCGGTATTGGCACCATGTTTAATACCGGAACTGTCGTGGGAGTCAACGTGAATGTGTTTGGTAGTGGTCTTCCTCCAAAACATCTTCCGTCGTTTTCGTGGGGTGGAGCCATCAATGGCTTTACAACCTACCGACTGGAGAAAGCCCTTCAGGTAGCCGCAGAAGCGTTCAAACGACGCAATAAAGTATTCGATGATGTAGAGGCAGCGATTTTAGAAGAGATTTTCAGGCTTGAACGTACCCGGTCTATCGACCCTTCAGCTTCTTTTGATTTGTAG
- a CDS encoding SDR family oxidoreductase, with protein MHTVNNLSPGVVETPRTDEPTPPIPDDISQRMSIPVGFEGQPNDIAGMALLLCSDAGRYITDQTIFVDGGMGL; from the coding sequence ATGCACACGGTCAATAACCTCTCACCCGGTGTCGTCGAAACGCCCCGAACCGACGAACCAACCCCACCCATTCCTGACGACATTAGCCAACGCATGAGCATACCGGTCGGATTCGAAGGCCAACCCAACGACATTGCCGGTATGGCTCTCTTACTTTGTTCCGACGCAGGTCGTTACATCACCGACCAAACCATTTTCGTGGATGGCGGAATGGGACTTTAG
- a CDS encoding ChaN family lipoprotein, whose product MRLTLFALCLMAFSFRPDKPAYRLYTSTLKATTYAKLLHQATEADVVLFGELHNNPICHWLELQLTKDVQTAKKGSLVLGAEMFETDNQTALSDYIQAKTTAKELATQARLWPNFTTDYKPITDFAREQHIPFIATNVPRVYARLVSRQGLSALDTLSADAKRQIAPLPLTVDLTLPGYQAMIDMMGNASHSGTTNPQTTTSSKTPSDMAANFARAQAIKDATMAYFILQNHQSGQTFLHFNGDYHSKNFEGIVWYLRQKQPDLKIMTISSVEVLDVNKPAAENQNLADFLITIPVDMTKTY is encoded by the coding sequence ATGCGACTGACTTTGTTTGCTCTTTGCCTGATGGCCTTCTCCTTTCGCCCTGACAAACCGGCCTACCGACTGTATACATCCACGTTGAAAGCAACGACCTACGCGAAGCTTCTTCATCAGGCTACCGAAGCCGATGTGGTTCTGTTTGGCGAGTTGCACAACAACCCCATCTGTCACTGGCTCGAACTTCAACTCACTAAAGACGTACAGACGGCAAAAAAAGGAAGTTTGGTACTTGGCGCGGAAATGTTCGAAACCGACAACCAAACCGCCCTCAGCGATTATATTCAGGCTAAAACGACAGCCAAAGAACTCGCCACACAGGCCCGGCTCTGGCCAAATTTCACAACCGACTATAAACCAATTACCGATTTTGCCCGTGAGCAACATATTCCGTTCATCGCCACCAATGTACCTCGCGTTTATGCCCGACTAGTGTCGCGCCAGGGGCTGTCGGCACTCGACACACTTTCGGCCGATGCCAAACGCCAGATAGCCCCCTTACCGCTGACTGTTGATCTTACGCTGCCTGGTTACCAAGCCATGATCGACATGATGGGCAATGCTTCACACAGTGGAACAACCAACCCGCAGACAACGACCAGCAGCAAAACACCCAGCGACATGGCTGCCAATTTTGCCCGTGCCCAGGCAATTAAGGATGCGACCATGGCCTATTTTATTTTGCAAAACCACCAATCAGGCCAGACGTTCCTGCATTTTAATGGCGACTATCACTCCAAAAATTTCGAGGGTATTGTCTGGTATCTGCGACAGAAACAGCCCGATCTGAAAATTATGACGATCTCTTCCGTCGAAGTACTTGATGTCAATAAGCCAGCCGCCGAAAACCAGAACCTGGCCGATTTCCTGATCACTATACCTGTTGACATGACCAAAACGTATTGA
- a CDS encoding sensor histidine kinase — MTLLENLRQFPAFESVPDDQLQWVIERAEVVLFPDETILFKPGEPVEFLILLLEGRIRVEAASNGSGDELIVYEQHAILGVLPFSRMKSIPNRLIADKGSRILQLHRDHLQALIRACYELTEVLVHQMTTRVRDFTKLTQQNEKMASLGRLSAGLAHELNNPVAAVVRSAETLKAHLRATPEAFKTVMNLRLTNEQVDSVNTVFFGKLDACLAKGASAPLTLLERSSLEDELTDWLDDHGVDDSLDLAGPLVEYCFSVTDLDWILDKIGEANLGGVVNWLVNNLVTENLVFDISEASRRISTLVGSIKNYTHMDRGAGKESVQLAEGIRNTLTLLNHKVKSKHITVNLNLPDHLPAVCGWPGELNQVWTNLIDNAIDALPEGGQIEISSQPDHQANGLDFVLTKVIDNGSGIPTDIQDKIFEPFFTTKEIGKGTGLGLDIVQGIVKHHNGSIKVQSAPGRTEFCVCLPVQ; from the coding sequence ATGACTCTGTTAGAGAATCTTCGCCAGTTTCCAGCGTTTGAATCCGTACCTGACGATCAATTGCAATGGGTAATCGAACGCGCTGAAGTCGTACTATTTCCCGACGAAACGATTCTATTTAAACCCGGTGAGCCAGTAGAGTTTTTGATCTTACTACTCGAAGGGCGAATCCGGGTCGAAGCAGCGTCCAATGGATCGGGTGATGAACTGATTGTTTACGAACAGCATGCCATTCTTGGCGTGTTGCCATTTTCGCGCATGAAAAGCATTCCGAATCGATTGATTGCGGATAAAGGCTCACGCATCCTTCAACTTCATCGTGATCATCTTCAGGCATTAATTCGGGCTTGCTATGAACTTACCGAAGTATTGGTCCATCAGATGACCACGCGGGTGCGAGATTTTACCAAGCTGACCCAGCAAAATGAGAAAATGGCTTCACTTGGTCGGTTGTCGGCGGGGCTGGCTCATGAACTGAATAACCCGGTTGCGGCAGTGGTTCGATCGGCTGAAACACTCAAAGCGCACCTGCGGGCAACGCCAGAGGCCTTCAAAACTGTCATGAACCTCAGGCTTACCAATGAGCAGGTCGATTCGGTCAACACGGTCTTTTTCGGAAAACTGGATGCTTGTCTGGCTAAAGGCGCGTCGGCACCGCTAACCTTGCTGGAGCGTAGTAGTCTGGAGGATGAACTGACCGACTGGCTCGATGATCATGGCGTTGATGATTCGTTGGATCTGGCCGGGCCTCTGGTCGAATATTGCTTTTCGGTAACGGATCTGGACTGGATTCTGGATAAAATTGGCGAAGCGAACCTGGGCGGAGTCGTTAACTGGCTGGTTAATAACCTCGTTACTGAAAATCTGGTGTTCGACATCAGTGAAGCATCCCGACGCATTTCCACGCTGGTAGGCTCCATAAAAAACTACACGCATATGGATCGGGGCGCTGGTAAAGAATCAGTTCAACTGGCCGAAGGGATTCGGAACACGCTTACGCTCCTGAATCACAAAGTCAAGAGTAAGCACATTACCGTCAATCTTAACTTACCTGATCACCTGCCCGCTGTATGTGGCTGGCCGGGCGAGCTGAATCAGGTATGGACCAATCTGATCGATAACGCCATTGATGCGCTACCTGAGGGTGGACAAATTGAAATCAGCAGCCAGCCCGACCATCAGGCCAACGGGCTGGATTTTGTGCTCACCAAAGTTATCGATAACGGCAGCGGGATTCCGACCGATATTCAGGATAAGATATTCGAACCTTTTTTTACAACCAAAGAAATTGGCAAAGGCACTGGGCTTGGCCTCGACATTGTGCAGGGCATTGTGAAACATCACAACGGCTCCATCAAAGTCCAGTCGGCACCGGGCCGGACCGAGTTTTGTGTTTGCCTACCTGTTCAATGA
- a CDS encoding FAD-dependent oxidoreductase, whose protein sequence is MKLPIIFSIDDDQQVLQAIQYDLRKQYRKKYRILSTSSAREALESLPDLKKKGEEVALFLSDQRMPDMTGVEFLAQARALFPNAKRVLLTAYSDIEAAIRAINEVQLDYYIAKPWDPPEEKLYPVLDDLLDDWQSDYRPAFEGLKLIGYQFSPRSHELKDFLAGNLFPYQWLDIGVDSQAQELLDLHGLSRDQLPVVVLEDGTALTRPSLSDLGEKLGLKPKASQSLYDLAIIGAGPAGLAAAVYGGSEGLRTILIDKRAPGGQAGTSSRIENYLGFPNGLSGADLTRRAISQAQRFGVEFLAPQEVVSIRSQGEQYKHIKMADGSEVVARAILLSTGVAYHKLENESLDKFTGAGVYYGAATTEAYAFKGKPVYVVGGGNSAGQGAMYLSRTASEVVICVRRPDLAETMSQYLIDQIANTPNIRVMGCTEVVEGLGKEQLECLVLENMNSKERTTVPAAGLFIFIGTKPFTDWIEMNIIKDDRGFIATGRDLARYADFKKVWKHDREPYVLETCSAGIFAAGDVRSGAMNRVASAVGEGAMAVSFVHKYLAEN, encoded by the coding sequence ATGAAACTACCCATTATTTTCTCCATCGACGACGATCAGCAGGTATTGCAGGCTATTCAGTATGACCTGCGAAAACAATACCGAAAAAAATACCGTATCCTTTCAACCAGTTCGGCCCGCGAAGCGCTGGAATCATTGCCCGATCTGAAGAAAAAAGGCGAAGAAGTAGCCCTGTTTTTATCGGATCAACGGATGCCCGACATGACCGGCGTTGAATTTCTGGCGCAGGCGCGTGCGTTGTTTCCAAACGCCAAGCGGGTGTTACTCACAGCCTATTCCGACATCGAAGCGGCTATCCGAGCCATTAACGAGGTGCAACTGGATTACTACATTGCGAAACCCTGGGACCCGCCTGAAGAGAAACTTTACCCGGTATTGGATGACCTGCTGGATGATTGGCAATCCGATTATCGACCAGCTTTCGAAGGACTAAAATTGATTGGGTATCAGTTTTCCCCTCGGTCGCACGAATTAAAAGATTTTCTGGCGGGCAATCTGTTTCCGTATCAATGGCTCGATATTGGAGTTGATTCTCAGGCACAGGAATTACTTGATTTACATGGCTTAAGCCGCGATCAACTCCCCGTTGTAGTCCTTGAAGATGGAACCGCATTAACGCGACCTTCGCTGAGCGATTTAGGCGAAAAGCTGGGTTTAAAACCAAAGGCATCCCAGAGTTTATACGATCTGGCTATTATCGGTGCTGGCCCGGCAGGTTTGGCGGCTGCTGTGTATGGCGGTTCGGAAGGTTTGCGTACCATTCTGATCGACAAGCGGGCACCAGGAGGGCAAGCCGGAACTAGTTCGCGAATCGAAAATTACTTAGGTTTCCCGAATGGCTTGAGCGGAGCCGACCTAACCCGGCGGGCCATCAGTCAGGCGCAACGGTTTGGGGTCGAATTTCTGGCTCCACAAGAAGTTGTTTCCATCAGGTCGCAGGGAGAGCAGTACAAGCATATCAAAATGGCGGATGGGAGCGAGGTGGTGGCAAGGGCCATTCTGTTGAGTACGGGTGTTGCGTATCATAAGCTGGAAAATGAAAGCCTGGACAAGTTCACCGGGGCTGGCGTGTATTATGGAGCCGCTACGACCGAGGCCTATGCATTCAAAGGGAAGCCTGTTTATGTGGTGGGCGGTGGCAATTCGGCAGGGCAGGGAGCCATGTATTTATCCCGAACGGCTTCGGAAGTGGTCATTTGTGTCCGTCGCCCCGACCTGGCCGAAACGATGTCGCAGTACCTGATCGATCAGATTGCCAATACGCCAAATATCAGGGTGATGGGCTGCACAGAAGTAGTTGAAGGATTGGGTAAGGAGCAACTGGAGTGTCTGGTACTGGAAAATATGAACTCCAAAGAGCGGACGACAGTACCAGCCGCCGGGTTATTTATCTTTATCGGTACAAAACCGTTTACCGACTGGATTGAGATGAATATCATTAAAGACGATAGGGGCTTTATCGCCACGGGTCGCGACCTGGCTCGCTATGCAGACTTCAAAAAGGTCTGGAAACATGATCGGGAACCCTATGTGCTTGAAACGTGCAGTGCAGGCATCTTTGCGGCTGGCGATGTTCGGTCGGGCGCCATGAACCGGGTGGCATCGGCTGTAGGCGAGGGAGCGATGGCGGTCAGCTTCGTCCATAAATACCTGGCAGAAAACTAA
- a CDS encoding UBP-type zinc finger domain-containing protein: MLKQTICNHIASLAELRTAQEYVCEECIRTGSSWVHLRTCQTCGVTLCCDSSPNKHATKHFHRTEHPVIASAEPGERWLWCYVDEQIVSY; this comes from the coding sequence ATGCTTAAACAAACCATTTGCAATCATATTGCCTCGTTGGCCGAATTACGGACTGCACAGGAGTATGTCTGCGAGGAATGCATCAGAACAGGGAGTTCATGGGTTCATCTGCGAACTTGCCAGACGTGCGGGGTTACGCTCTGCTGCGATTCATCGCCCAACAAACACGCTACAAAACATTTTCACCGGACAGAGCATCCGGTTATTGCATCGGCTGAACCGGGTGAGCGGTGGTTGTGGTGCTATGTTGATGAGCAAATCGTATCCTATTAA
- a CDS encoding SusD/RagB family nutrient-binding outer membrane lipoprotein: MKKTFLYTPLIAALVGLSSCDKGFDQLNINPTAATSLNPTFTFNNAIINTAFPGSTLIFEEGIVQQIFTPNSGINSGGNFNIDNRGPTGNNGGLWRQYYQNNIRYLIDVITQTKSDANRTNLYNMVRIWKAYSFMVLTDTYGDIPYTEAGLGYLSQNTTPKYDTQESIYNDIIKELTEASAALDAAKPTEAGEVMYAGNIAKWKKFGYSVLLRAGMRLSKVNPTLAQSTAQKAIAGGLMQSNADNAVVKNDANYKNGVGNTLTSTEAANFYLTKNFVDYLKSTSDPRLTSIAVRYVGAKSGPEQTAARASKDPAVQIGMPMGYDNGTIPARVTADGLASFYDYSQLDRTRMGKFDAPCYLVTYAQTQLLLAEAAQRGWTTGNPADFYTAAVTADMQRLGDYDATSLVPTAAITAYLQQNPYVAATGLEQINTQYWIASLLNGPEAFANFRRSGYPKLTPNPYPGKEIKGNFINRLSYPDSEASVNLAKLTEAINRQGPDNLDTRVWWDKQ; encoded by the coding sequence ATGAAAAAGACATTTCTCTATACACCACTAATCGCGGCCTTGGTTGGCTTGAGTAGCTGCGATAAAGGGTTCGATCAGTTGAATATCAACCCAACGGCGGCTACGTCGTTAAATCCGACGTTTACGTTTAACAACGCTATCATTAATACGGCGTTTCCGGGGTCTACGTTAATTTTTGAAGAGGGCATCGTCCAGCAGATTTTTACCCCTAACTCAGGTATTAATTCGGGCGGAAATTTCAACATCGACAACCGAGGGCCCACGGGCAACAATGGTGGTCTGTGGCGTCAGTATTACCAGAATAATATTCGGTACCTGATTGATGTCATTACTCAAACCAAGTCGGATGCCAATCGGACCAACCTGTACAACATGGTCCGCATCTGGAAAGCGTATTCGTTTATGGTACTTACCGATACCTATGGTGACATCCCGTACACGGAAGCTGGACTTGGGTATCTATCGCAAAACACGACGCCCAAATACGACACGCAGGAGAGCATTTACAACGACATCATTAAGGAGCTAACCGAAGCTTCGGCTGCCCTCGACGCAGCGAAACCTACCGAAGCGGGTGAGGTTATGTATGCCGGTAATATTGCCAAATGGAAGAAGTTTGGCTATTCGGTCTTGCTACGGGCGGGTATGCGTTTGTCGAAAGTGAACCCAACGCTGGCTCAATCCACCGCTCAGAAGGCCATAGCTGGTGGTTTAATGCAGTCGAACGCTGACAATGCGGTCGTGAAGAATGATGCGAACTACAAAAATGGCGTTGGTAATACACTGACATCTACGGAAGCAGCAAACTTTTATCTGACCAAGAATTTTGTCGATTACCTCAAATCGACTTCTGATCCACGGTTGACTTCGATAGCCGTTCGGTACGTCGGTGCTAAAAGTGGTCCCGAACAGACAGCCGCTCGGGCCAGTAAAGACCCAGCCGTCCAGATCGGTATGCCAATGGGCTATGATAACGGTACGATTCCAGCGCGTGTTACGGCCGATGGCCTGGCGAGTTTTTACGATTATTCGCAGCTAGACCGTACGCGAATGGGCAAATTTGACGCCCCCTGCTACCTGGTAACCTATGCACAAACGCAACTGCTGCTGGCCGAAGCCGCTCAACGGGGCTGGACAACCGGAAATCCGGCTGATTTCTATACGGCGGCTGTAACGGCGGATATGCAACGGTTAGGCGATTACGATGCCACTTCACTGGTACCGACTGCTGCTATTACGGCTTATCTGCAACAGAATCCATATGTTGCCGCTACCGGACTGGAGCAAATCAATACTCAGTACTGGATTGCGTCGTTGCTAAACGGCCCCGAAGCGTTTGCCAACTTCCGGCGGAGTGGTTATCCGAAGCTCACCCCCAATCCCTACCCAGGTAAGGAAATCAAAGGGAACTTTATTAACCGCCTTTCCTACCCTGACTCCGAAGCCTCAGTAAATCTGGCGAAGCTAACTGAAGCTATCAACCGACAGGGCCCCGATAATCTGGATACCCGCGTCTGGTGGGATAAACAGTAA
- a CDS encoding SusC/RagA family TonB-linked outer membrane protein, which yields MKHSLSMKGGTCCLLLWVAFLISQVAQAQDRRVTGRVISAKDQQPIPGVNILVRDSQLGTTTDGNGNFVLNVGPNATLVFSAIGFAGQTQAIGNQTQLTITLQEAEQNLGEVVVTALGIKKEAKRLGYATATVAPDQITTNRTVNFMNALQGKIAGVNISSLGTGAAGTSKIRIRGQSSFSGQNNPLIVVNGVPIDNTNFGQNNGNVGGDNSVASRDRNYSDGGDGLSSINPDDIEGMTVLKGGTAAALYGSRAKDGAILITTKTRGASQGIGVTYNTNFTTDRPLDYTDYQYEYGQGEYGVRPTAPNPTSGVWSFGEKFAGQTQVLFGGVTVPYEPVRNRINKFYRDGSTWTNSIAVSSSSEKGGFNLSLSNTDNKGITPNNSFNRKTLNLGFSYNLSSRLTVTGTMNYSNEYNKNPPQIAQQDNSTPTVIYTLANSMPLDVLEANQINPATGNEFIYSRFMNRTNPYFVLNYKFENIRRDRLFGNVSARYNVTDWLYVQGRVGQDYWSRDQDYNFPTGQASLAAAPAGYVNGAYVQEVRRFRELNTDFLIGANRKFGSIGVDLTLGGNQLYRRSDLNSTMVTDFVIRGLYVPQNGRLKDPTYGLSERKVNSLYGAAEFSYKDFLYLNGTVRNDWFSTLAPANRSILYPSVTSSFVFSQAFNNLPAWLNFGKLRAAYAEVGSDGDVSPYSNNLFYSINSATFAGQPVGNITSSTIPSSTLRPSRTAETEFGLELKLLNNRIALDMAYYNKVTSDQIVAAQASDASGYTTKLINSGESRNRGVEVLLTLSPVRTKNFFWDVILNGSYNETKLLRLLTDSPGESIVVGNGIYVGELRQVVGMPLGQLYTYGYARDAQGRIIHGGDGQPNRTATPISFGSAIPKYVGGITNTFNYKGINLSFLIDFKLGGKMISGTNLNAFRHGLQKETLVGRGEADNKMVGVGVNEKGETNAVRAFVQDYYSVGRTKSLGEQVVYDAGFWKLRQISLGYDFTHFLPKSLFIKGIRVSAIANNVAILKKWVPNIDPEQFGFSSDNLVGLESTGLPTTRSIGFNLNVKF from the coding sequence ATGAAACACAGTTTATCAATGAAGGGTGGCACCTGCTGCCTCCTGCTTTGGGTCGCTTTCCTGATTAGTCAGGTAGCCCAGGCTCAGGACCGCCGGGTGACAGGCCGAGTCATTTCGGCAAAGGATCAACAACCTATTCCGGGTGTCAACATTCTGGTGCGGGATTCGCAGTTAGGTACCACGACCGATGGCAACGGAAATTTCGTGCTCAATGTGGGCCCCAACGCTACGCTGGTTTTCAGTGCGATCGGCTTTGCCGGACAAACGCAAGCGATTGGGAATCAGACGCAATTGACCATTACGCTTCAGGAAGCCGAACAGAACCTGGGCGAGGTTGTCGTAACAGCACTGGGGATTAAGAAAGAAGCCAAGCGACTAGGCTATGCCACCGCCACGGTTGCCCCCGACCAAATTACGACGAACCGGACGGTTAACTTTATGAATGCCCTGCAAGGCAAAATTGCCGGGGTTAACATTTCGAGCCTGGGTACAGGCGCAGCCGGTACTAGTAAAATCCGTATTCGCGGTCAATCGTCATTCTCAGGCCAGAACAACCCACTTATCGTTGTCAACGGGGTTCCCATTGACAATACCAACTTTGGACAAAACAACGGTAACGTGGGTGGCGACAACTCAGTGGCCAGTCGCGACCGAAACTATTCCGACGGAGGTGATGGTCTTTCGTCGATCAACCCCGATGACATTGAGGGCATGACGGTTCTGAAAGGAGGCACGGCGGCCGCCCTTTACGGCTCAAGGGCCAAAGACGGTGCCATTCTGATTACAACCAAAACGAGAGGTGCCAGCCAGGGTATTGGTGTTACCTACAATACAAACTTCACCACCGACCGTCCACTCGATTATACTGACTATCAGTACGAGTATGGTCAGGGTGAGTATGGCGTTCGGCCAACAGCCCCCAACCCAACATCGGGCGTTTGGAGTTTCGGCGAAAAATTCGCCGGGCAAACTCAGGTTCTGTTTGGTGGGGTAACGGTTCCCTATGAGCCGGTTCGTAATCGCATCAACAAGTTTTACCGAGACGGCTCAACCTGGACCAACTCGATAGCCGTATCGTCGAGCAGTGAAAAGGGAGGCTTTAACCTGTCTTTATCGAATACGGACAACAAAGGAATTACCCCCAACAACTCATTCAACCGGAAAACACTCAACCTGGGCTTCAGCTACAACCTATCGTCGCGGCTGACCGTAACGGGAACCATGAACTACTCGAACGAGTACAACAAGAACCCACCCCAGATTGCCCAGCAGGACAACAGTACGCCAACGGTCATCTACACCCTGGCCAACTCGATGCCACTCGATGTCCTGGAAGCCAATCAGATCAACCCAGCAACCGGCAATGAGTTCATTTACTCGCGCTTCATGAACCGGACCAATCCCTATTTCGTTCTGAATTACAAGTTCGAAAACATCCGTCGGGATCGTCTGTTCGGTAACGTATCAGCCCGGTATAACGTAACCGACTGGCTGTATGTGCAGGGGCGTGTTGGGCAGGATTACTGGTCGCGCGATCAGGATTATAACTTCCCCACCGGACAGGCTTCCCTAGCCGCAGCTCCGGCCGGTTATGTGAATGGTGCTTACGTACAGGAAGTTCGTCGGTTCCGCGAGTTGAACACCGACTTTCTGATTGGCGCTAATCGTAAATTCGGCTCAATTGGAGTTGACCTTACGCTTGGCGGCAACCAGCTCTACCGCCGGAGCGACCTGAATAGCACGATGGTAACCGATTTCGTCATTCGTGGGTTATACGTACCGCAAAACGGCCGTTTAAAAGATCCTACCTACGGACTTAGCGAGCGAAAAGTTAATTCGCTGTATGGAGCTGCTGAATTTTCGTACAAAGACTTCCTGTATCTGAACGGAACGGTTCGTAACGACTGGTTCTCGACACTGGCTCCGGCTAACCGAAGCATTCTGTATCCATCGGTAACGAGCAGCTTTGTCTTTTCGCAGGCGTTCAATAACCTGCCAGCTTGGCTGAACTTCGGTAAGTTACGGGCAGCTTATGCCGAAGTTGGTAGCGACGGCGACGTATCTCCTTACTCGAACAACCTGTTCTACTCAATCAACTCAGCCACCTTCGCGGGTCAGCCGGTCGGCAACATCACGTCCAGCACCATTCCCAGCTCTACGCTACGCCCAAGCCGCACGGCCGAAACCGAGTTTGGTCTGGAACTGAAGCTGCTCAACAACCGAATCGCCCTCGACATGGCTTACTACAACAAAGTCACCAGCGATCAGATTGTAGCGGCTCAGGCATCGGATGCATCGGGCTACACGACGAAGCTGATCAACAGTGGCGAAAGCCGCAACCGTGGGGTAGAAGTGTTGCTCACCTTATCGCCCGTACGAACCAAGAATTTCTTCTGGGATGTCATTCTGAATGGCTCATATAATGAAACCAAATTGTTGCGCCTTCTAACCGACTCGCCTGGTGAATCGATCGTGGTTGGTAATGGGATTTACGTAGGCGAACTGCGGCAGGTAGTGGGTATGCCCCTGGGTCAATTGTATACGTACGGTTACGCACGCGATGCACAGGGACGTATCATACATGGGGGCGATGGCCAGCCTAATCGTACGGCTACGCCGATCTCGTTTGGTTCGGCTATTCCGAAATATGTTGGCGGTATTACCAATACATTCAACTATAAAGGCATTAACCTGTCGTTTCTGATCGACTTCAAACTGGGTGGTAAAATGATCTCGGGTACAAACCTGAATGCGTTCCGGCATGGTTTACAGAAAGAAACCCTGGTTGGTCGCGGAGAAGCCGACAATAAAATGGTGGGTGTAGGGGTTAACGAAAAAGGTGAAACAAACGCTGTTCGGGCATTTGTACAGGATTACTATTCGGTAGGTCGTACAAAGAGTCTGGGTGAGCAGGTGGTCTACGATGCCGGTTTCTGGAAACTTCGCCAGATCAGCCTCGGTTACGACTTCACGCATTTCTTGCCAAAATCGCTGTTTATCAAAGGCATTCGGGTAAGTGCTATCGCCAACAACGTAGCCATTCTGAAGAAATGGGTGCCAAACATCGATCCTGAACAATTCGGCTTTAGTTCCGATAATCTGGTTGGTCTGGAATCAACAGGTCTGCCCACCACACGCAGTATTGGCTTTAACCTGAACGTTAAATTTTAA